One window of Microcoleus vaginatus PCC 9802 genomic DNA carries:
- a CDS encoding TIGR03279 family radical SAM protein, with amino-acid sequence MSDLSIRPALITKVIPDSICAEMGFEPGDSIVAVNGQKPRDLIDYQFLCADEFLELEVLDTKGKTHKLEIEKDYDEDLGVEFETALFDGLIQCNNRCPFCFIDQQPPGKRETLYLKDDDYRLSFLYGSYLTLTNLTQKEWERIEQMRLSPLYVSVHATEPEVRIRLLKNLRAGKILEQIKWFQERRLQIHAQVVVCPGINDGEHLERTLLDLAKFHTGNIPAVASVAVVPVGLTRFRPAEDELIAVTAEKAREVIEQVQKIQVLLSKGKGGQKAKKQNSKSRCIWLADEWFLIAGLDLPSAADYEDYPQIGNGVGSIRQFIQQFETAFEKLQPMQVEPERKLVWVVGNAVEKAFEPIVQQLNQIPGLSVNMAALCSHYWGQTITVTGLLTGQDLLEALQGRDLGDGILLPSVMLKQGEPRFLDDMTLEQLASSLKTRILPVSGVEELISAAIGLATAEVEL; translated from the coding sequence ATGAGCGACTTATCAATTCGGCCCGCCCTAATCACCAAAGTTATCCCCGACAGCATCTGCGCCGAAATGGGATTTGAACCCGGAGACTCAATCGTCGCCGTCAACGGTCAAAAACCCCGCGATTTAATTGACTATCAATTTCTGTGCGCCGATGAATTTCTAGAATTAGAAGTATTAGACACTAAAGGCAAAACCCACAAATTAGAAATAGAAAAAGATTATGACGAAGACTTGGGAGTGGAATTTGAAACTGCTCTTTTTGATGGACTAATTCAGTGCAACAATCGCTGCCCTTTTTGCTTTATCGACCAACAGCCTCCGGGCAAGCGGGAAACTTTGTATCTCAAAGATGATGACTACCGACTTAGTTTTCTTTATGGTAGCTATCTCACTCTCACAAATTTGACTCAAAAAGAGTGGGAGAGAATCGAGCAAATGCGGCTTTCTCCTCTCTATGTTTCCGTGCACGCTACCGAACCGGAAGTACGAATTAGGCTGTTAAAAAATCTCCGCGCTGGGAAGATTCTCGAACAAATCAAATGGTTTCAAGAACGCCGCTTGCAAATTCACGCTCAAGTAGTTGTTTGTCCTGGTATTAATGATGGCGAACATTTAGAACGCACTTTGTTAGATTTGGCAAAGTTTCATACCGGAAATATTCCCGCTGTAGCATCGGTGGCTGTAGTGCCGGTGGGTTTAACTCGCTTTCGCCCTGCGGAAGATGAACTAATCGCTGTAACTGCGGAAAAAGCGCGAGAAGTAATCGAGCAAGTGCAGAAAATTCAAGTGCTTTTGAGTAAAGGAAAAGGTGGCCAAAAGGCGAAAAAGCAGAATTCAAAATCACGGTGCATTTGGCTGGCTGACGAGTGGTTTTTAATAGCGGGTTTAGATTTGCCGTCGGCTGCAGATTACGAAGATTATCCCCAAATTGGTAACGGTGTGGGTTCGATTCGCCAGTTTATCCAGCAGTTTGAAACGGCTTTTGAGAAGCTGCAACCGATGCAAGTCGAGCCAGAGCGCAAGTTAGTTTGGGTGGTGGGGAATGCTGTGGAAAAAGCTTTTGAGCCGATCGTACAACAACTAAACCAGATTCCCGGCTTGTCCGTCAACATGGCAGCTTTGTGCAGCCACTACTGGGGACAAACTATCACTGTTACGGGTTTGCTGACCGGGCAAGATTTACTCGAAGCTTTGCAGGGGCGAGACTTGGGAGATGGTATCCTGCTGCCGTCGGTGATGCTAAAACAGGGAGAACCGCGTTTTCTAGACGACATGACCCTCGAACAGCTCGCCAGCTCGCTGAAAACCCGGATTTTGCCGGTGAGCGGAGTAGAGGAACTAATCTCGGCGGCGATCGGTCTGGCAACTGCTGAGGTTGAATTATAA
- a CDS encoding tetratricopeptide repeat protein, protein MKFKILTGLLTGLVASSTNVLFCQPSSAGNYSFFNNGTLKYINTGILNAEPVMCAAVNQEDTGTNRTLLLTLKQGTDTEPSLKKLPKVDLTVVEFTNSQKYSVAQIGNSDLAAGTKAEDLFIRGEDKYQKGDYQGAIAAYTQAIALNPKYAQAYHNRGNARSKLGDNQGAVADYNQALRINPNYAKAYYNRGISRFELGDNQGAVADYNQALRINPNYVLAYNNRGLARYRLGDKQGAVADYNQALRIDPNHVNAYYNRGLARRGLGDKRGAIQDFQKAADLYQKQGDKDSYKKALNHLKKLQ, encoded by the coding sequence ATGAAATTCAAAATCTTGACAGGGCTCCTAACCGGGTTAGTTGCTTCTAGCACAAATGTACTTTTTTGTCAACCAAGTAGTGCGGGAAATTATAGCTTTTTTAACAACGGCACTCTCAAATATATTAACACTGGGATTCTGAATGCAGAACCCGTGATGTGCGCTGCTGTTAATCAAGAGGATACTGGTACGAATAGGACTTTGCTATTGACTCTGAAGCAGGGGACTGATACTGAGCCTAGCTTGAAAAAACTGCCAAAAGTTGACTTAACAGTTGTAGAGTTTACCAACAGTCAAAAGTACAGCGTTGCTCAGATTGGCAACTCAGATTTGGCGGCAGGGACGAAAGCTGAGGATTTGTTTATTAGGGGTGAGGATAAGTATCAAAAAGGAGATTATCAGGGTGCTATAGCCGCTTACACTCAAGCAATTGCGCTTAATCCTAAGTATGCCCAAGCCTACCACAACCGGGGAAATGCCCGCTCTAAATTAGGAGACAACCAGGGTGCTGTAGCCGATTACAACCAAGCTTTACGAATTAATCCTAACTATGCCAAAGCCTACTACAACCGGGGAATTTCCCGCTTTGAATTAGGAGATAACCAGGGTGCTGTAGCCGATTACAACCAAGCTTTACGAATTAATCCTAACTATGTCTTAGCCTACAACAACCGGGGACTTGCCCGCTATCGTTTAGGAGACAAGCAGGGTGCTGTAGCGGATTATAACCAAGCTTTGCGAATTGATCCTAACCATGTTAATGCCTACTACAACCGGGGACTTGCCCGCCGTGGCTTAGGAGACAAGCGGGGTGCGATTCAAGACTTTCAGAAAGCAGCAGACTTATATCAGAAGCAAGGAGATAAAGATAGCTATAAAAAAGCCCTTAACCATCTTAAAAAACTTCAATGA
- a CDS encoding tetratricopeptide repeat protein: MSFSNQLSIVLIGAVAISAIAQLTPVFAISAKVPSAAGAAGTIAENFFIQGNEKYKKGGYQGAIQAFSQAIVLNPNYAQAYNNRGIARRTLGDSQGALADFNQAPAN, encoded by the coding sequence ATGAGTTTTTCTAACCAACTTTCCATCGTGTTGATAGGTGCTGTTGCAATAAGTGCGATCGCACAACTAACCCCAGTTTTTGCTATATCTGCTAAAGTTCCTAGTGCGGCTGGGGCGGCTGGGACGATAGCTGAGAATTTCTTTATTCAGGGTAATGAAAAGTATAAAAAAGGAGGTTATCAGGGTGCTATACAAGCTTTCAGCCAAGCAATTGTGCTTAATCCTAATTATGCCCAAGCCTATAACAACCGGGGAATCGCCCGCCGTACTTTAGGAGACAGCCAGGGTGCACTCGCCGATTTCAACCAAGCGCCGGCGAATTAA
- a CDS encoding undecaprenyl-diphosphate phosphatase — MIALLDALLAQTPAADVSGPAQINLLQAIVLGIVQGLTEFLPISSTAHLKVVPIALGWGDPGVAYTAVIQLGSIVAVLWYFWKDLTTITLGAVDAVMRRDYKSQEFQIALGIVLGTIPILFFGLLIKALVPDFDNSPLRNLTSIAIASIVMSLLLAIAEKTGKRNRTYEKLTVSDGIFMGLAQAIALIPGCSRSGSTLTAGLFMGLERAAAARFSFLLGIPAITLAGLVELKGALGEGISDAGVAALIVGTISAFVFSYLSIAWLIKFLQTQNTWVFVWYRLAFGVAILTAIAGGALRNI, encoded by the coding sequence ATGATAGCTTTGCTTGACGCACTCCTGGCCCAAACGCCCGCTGCTGATGTTTCCGGGCCCGCTCAAATCAATCTGTTGCAAGCGATTGTTTTAGGAATTGTACAAGGATTAACCGAGTTTTTGCCCATCAGCAGCACCGCTCATTTAAAGGTAGTGCCGATCGCCCTAGGATGGGGCGATCCAGGGGTTGCTTATACTGCTGTAATTCAGTTAGGCAGTATTGTGGCAGTGCTTTGGTATTTCTGGAAAGACTTGACAACTATAACTTTGGGTGCTGTAGATGCCGTGATGCGGCGCGACTACAAATCGCAAGAGTTTCAAATAGCGCTGGGAATTGTTTTGGGAACAATACCTATACTCTTTTTTGGGCTGCTAATCAAGGCATTGGTTCCAGATTTTGACAACTCGCCGCTGAGAAATTTGACCAGCATCGCCATTGCTTCGATCGTCATGTCGCTGCTGTTAGCAATAGCAGAAAAAACTGGCAAGCGCAATCGCACTTATGAAAAGTTAACTGTCTCAGACGGCATTTTTATGGGATTAGCTCAAGCAATAGCCTTGATTCCGGGGTGTTCGCGATCTGGTTCCACTCTCACAGCAGGATTGTTCATGGGATTGGAAAGAGCCGCCGCCGCGCGGTTTTCTTTTTTATTAGGAATTCCGGCAATTACTCTGGCTGGATTAGTAGAATTAAAGGGTGCTTTGGGAGAAGGAATCAGCGATGCTGGAGTTGCAGCTTTGATAGTGGGGACGATTTCGGCATTTGTGTTTTCTTATTTGTCGATCGCGTGGCTGATCAAGTTCCTGCAAACTCAAAACACCTGGGTGTTTGTGTGGTATCGGCTAGCTTTTGGCGTAGCCATTTTAACGGCGATCGCAGGTGGGGCATTGCGAAATATCTAA
- a CDS encoding thioredoxin family protein, which yields MIFPENKNSIVTPATGLGLLRRILSASLLTVALALSLILLTGTPPALATLTDDRFDGTIFALYAGNGSLVPPKVKLADSFKRHKPVLLVFYTDDSSDSKQYAIVVSQLQEFYGREADFMPITVDSLPPQPSPELTEPSHYYEGFVPQTLILDQSGKVVFNEKGQIPFEQVDDAFRKVFDLLPREKSLPLKRRVVNELNTELSK from the coding sequence ATGATATTTCCTGAGAACAAAAATTCAATTGTTACTCCTGCTACCGGCCTGGGCTTGCTGCGGCGAATCTTGTCAGCCAGTCTTTTAACAGTGGCGCTCGCACTTAGCTTGATACTGCTAACTGGCACGCCACCAGCCTTAGCAACTCTCACAGACGATCGCTTTGACGGTACAATCTTTGCCCTCTACGCCGGCAACGGTTCCCTAGTTCCTCCTAAAGTCAAGCTTGCAGATTCTTTCAAACGCCATAAACCCGTACTGTTAGTTTTTTACACTGATGACAGCAGCGACTCCAAGCAATACGCGATCGTCGTCTCTCAACTCCAGGAATTTTACGGCCGCGAAGCGGATTTTATGCCGATAACAGTTGACTCTTTGCCTCCCCAACCGTCACCGGAACTCACAGAACCGAGCCATTATTACGAAGGTTTTGTACCTCAAACTCTCATCCTCGACCAATCGGGAAAAGTAGTTTTTAATGAGAAAGGACAAATACCATTTGAACAGGTAGATGATGCTTTTCGGAAAGTATTTGACTTGCTGCCGAGAGAAAAATCTCTCCCGCTCAAACGCCGTGTCGTGAACGAACTAAACACCGAATTGTCGAAGTAA
- a CDS encoding mannose-1-phosphate guanylyltransferase encodes MSRTLIPVILAGGKGERFWPLSRKQRPKQFLSLDGSGKSLLQATAERLLELGNGWDDLWVVTSEMLASGVREQLPLLPPENLLAEPEGRDTAPAVAWTAIETAKRYGEDAVVGFFPADHWIGEPKEFIKTLEAAAELAKNQDAIATLGVKPSYASTGYGYIEQGEEIGSFGGFPAYRVARFTEKPDRTTAEEFVASGKFSWNGGIFVFRVGTVLTELRNHVPEMMAALEAKGAQAYSELPKISIDYALMEKTQKACVLPVGFSWDDLGDWNAIGRLLQGDKRNVELAKHVGIDTKGGIFYAADENEVIVTIGLEDVVVVRDGNVTLIVKKDRTQEIKQVIKVLGEDEKLKDLL; translated from the coding sequence ATGAGTAGAACCTTAATTCCTGTGATTCTGGCCGGCGGTAAAGGGGAACGTTTCTGGCCACTGAGTCGCAAGCAGCGGCCCAAGCAGTTTTTGAGTCTCGACGGTAGCGGCAAGAGTTTGCTGCAGGCTACTGCAGAAAGACTTTTGGAATTAGGTAATGGTTGGGACGATTTGTGGGTGGTAACGTCGGAAATGTTGGCTTCGGGGGTTCGCGAACAGTTGCCGCTGTTACCACCGGAGAATTTGCTGGCGGAACCGGAGGGCCGGGATACTGCGCCAGCGGTGGCCTGGACTGCTATAGAAACTGCCAAGCGTTACGGTGAGGATGCGGTGGTGGGTTTTTTCCCGGCGGATCACTGGATTGGGGAACCAAAGGAGTTTATCAAGACTTTGGAGGCGGCGGCGGAGTTGGCGAAAAATCAGGATGCGATCGCCACTTTGGGAGTAAAACCGAGTTATGCTTCCACCGGCTACGGCTACATCGAACAAGGTGAGGAAATTGGCAGTTTTGGGGGTTTTCCGGCCTATCGGGTGGCGAGATTTACCGAAAAGCCCGATCGCACAACTGCTGAGGAATTTGTAGCCAGTGGCAAGTTTAGTTGGAACGGCGGAATTTTTGTCTTTCGAGTTGGAACAGTCTTGACAGAATTGCGAAATCATGTACCGGAAATGATGGCAGCTTTGGAAGCAAAAGGCGCACAGGCTTACTCGGAATTACCTAAAATAAGCATCGATTACGCCCTGATGGAGAAGACGCAAAAAGCCTGTGTTCTGCCCGTAGGCTTTAGCTGGGACGATTTGGGAGATTGGAATGCGATCGGCCGTTTGCTGCAAGGAGATAAGCGGAATGTCGAGTTAGCAAAACACGTCGGAATTGATACCAAAGGCGGCATTTTCTATGCAGCGGATGAGAATGAAGTAATTGTCACCATTGGTTTAGAGGATGTGGTAGTTGTCAGAGATGGCAACGTAACTTTGATTGTGAAAAAGGACAGGACGCAGGAGATTAAACAGGTGATCAAAGTGTTGGGAGAAGATGAGAAATTGAAAGACTTGTTATGA
- a CDS encoding transporter gives MNPFITAISTGLTAFAATHLDDIVILLLFFSQVNAVFRRQHIVTGQYLGFAALVLLSLPSFFGCMMVPRPWVGMLGLVPIAIGVSRLLNRDTEADDENTATDSPQSTIFASLLSPQTYSVAAVTFANGGDNVGIYVPLFANCTWESLLVILSVFFLLVGVWCYVAYQLTRMSAIATLLVRYGNSLVPFVLMGLGTLILLDSHTLENRGLTVVTLAISCLWLLILLKDSYLSLETAPKVEKI, from the coding sequence ATGAACCCCTTCATTACCGCTATTTCCACAGGTCTTACAGCTTTCGCAGCCACACATTTAGATGATATTGTCATCTTGCTGCTGTTTTTCTCCCAAGTCAATGCTGTTTTTAGACGGCAACACATTGTTACAGGACAATATCTTGGGTTCGCAGCACTGGTGCTGCTTAGTCTTCCTAGCTTCTTTGGCTGTATGATGGTGCCACGCCCTTGGGTGGGGATGTTGGGGTTAGTACCAATTGCCATTGGAGTCAGCCGCCTGCTAAATCGAGATACAGAGGCTGATGATGAAAATACAGCTACAGATTCGCCTCAATCCACTATCTTTGCTAGTCTTTTATCCCCACAAACTTATAGTGTAGCTGCGGTGACATTTGCTAATGGAGGTGATAATGTGGGGATTTATGTCCCGTTGTTTGCCAACTGCACTTGGGAGAGCCTGCTAGTGATTCTTAGCGTCTTTTTCTTGCTAGTGGGTGTCTGGTGTTATGTGGCGTATCAACTAACTCGCATGAGCGCGATCGCGACCCTACTTGTCCGCTACGGTAATTCCCTGGTTCCCTTCGTTCTAATGGGTCTGGGTACGCTGATCCTGCTCGATAGCCATACTCTAGAGAATCGCGGTTTAACGGTAGTTACTTTAGCTATCAGTTGCCTGTGGCTGCTGATATTGCTTAAAGACAGTTATCTATCGCTAGAGACTGCACCTAAAGTCGAAAAAATTTAG
- a CDS encoding DUF1003 domain-containing protein, with protein sequence MKSTLSNSVNAKMKTGSHQKPLQVTPQKPEEKALTRGQHLADTLAAKVGSWPFLIGQTVVLAGWVGANLTPGIPHWDQQPFILLNLVFSFASAYTAPIVLMSQNRQSDAEREQNLYNHQVNLKAAHDVVLLHEKLDRLSHHIPDLMEKLNQQQQSVSPIKEMVMPAPVKAITEGNEAAKPSASARKQKAEVPILLPQVFKSNFDSSKYVEVMPILLPTQKSSTHSVSASSYFKL encoded by the coding sequence ATGAAATCCACTCTATCCAACAGCGTTAACGCAAAAATGAAAACCGGCAGCCATCAAAAGCCTTTACAGGTTACGCCTCAAAAACCAGAGGAAAAAGCCTTAACTCGCGGACAGCATTTAGCAGATACCCTAGCAGCGAAAGTGGGTTCGTGGCCCTTTTTGATTGGACAGACAGTAGTCCTCGCCGGGTGGGTGGGCGCGAACCTGACACCGGGCATTCCTCACTGGGATCAGCAGCCCTTTATCTTGCTAAACTTAGTATTCTCCTTTGCCTCTGCTTACACTGCACCGATTGTGTTAATGAGTCAAAACCGCCAGTCGGATGCAGAACGCGAACAAAATCTCTACAATCATCAAGTTAATCTCAAAGCTGCTCACGATGTGGTACTACTGCACGAAAAGCTCGATCGATTAAGCCACCACATTCCTGACTTAATGGAAAAGCTCAATCAGCAACAGCAATCTGTCAGTCCCATCAAAGAGATGGTGATGCCAGCCCCCGTTAAGGCAATTACCGAAGGTAATGAAGCAGCTAAGCCGTCTGCTTCCGCTCGGAAGCAGAAGGCTGAGGTTCCCATACTACTTCCCCAAGTATTTAAATCGAACTTTGACTCATCAAAATATGTAGAAGTAATGCCAATTTTACTTCCTACTCAAAAGTCCTCTACACATTCGGTATCCGCGTCAAGCTATTTCAAGCTGTGA
- a CDS encoding AarF/ABC1/UbiB kinase family protein, translating into MKSLLTGRKTDAPSLPTPAVLRNILVELGPVFVKLGQLLSTRPDLLPATYIEILSTLQAEVPPVPWSQVELIVRKELTQSLEDTFAKFNTEAVAAGSIAQTHKATLKDGREVALKVQRPGIDIVIEQDIAVLRGLAELVMLTDFGQQYDIVALAEEFAIALRAELDFIQEASYTDELRRNLSKSKWFDPTQVVLPEINWELTTKKLLVMEWLNGVPILLGDLQGIRHKGDVNAEREEITTLLCRVFFQQLYIDGFFHADPHPGNLFYLKDGRIALLDCGMVGRLDPRTQQNLTEMLLAIVDLDAQRCAQLTLEMAEFAQPTSLVNLENDLARMLRKYYNISLSQMNLSEIFYEVLEITRKNKIRLPSNLGLYAKTLANLEGLARSFNPRFNIVEQVKPLMTDMFRRQLFGDDPIQALLRTALDLKSLSLQSPRQVEVLLDRVTSETLKWNLTLKELDPLRRTLGDSANRLSFSIVVGSLIVGAAIISSNAQTAQLSFLSTGLFGAASFLGFWLIISILRSGRLRS; encoded by the coding sequence ATGAAAAGCCTCCTAACCGGCCGCAAAACCGACGCACCCAGTCTCCCAACTCCAGCAGTTCTCCGCAACATCCTCGTCGAATTAGGCCCAGTATTTGTCAAATTGGGACAATTGCTGAGCACGCGTCCCGACCTTTTACCCGCCACCTACATCGAAATCCTCTCCACGCTACAAGCGGAAGTGCCGCCCGTACCGTGGTCGCAAGTAGAACTTATCGTCCGCAAGGAACTCACACAATCTCTCGAAGATACCTTTGCCAAATTTAACACTGAAGCTGTCGCCGCAGGTTCTATCGCCCAAACCCACAAAGCTACTTTAAAAGACGGCCGCGAAGTCGCCCTCAAAGTTCAGCGCCCCGGTATTGATATTGTCATCGAACAAGACATCGCCGTGCTCCGAGGTTTGGCAGAACTTGTCATGCTCACAGACTTCGGCCAACAATACGATATTGTCGCCCTAGCTGAAGAATTTGCGATCGCCCTGCGTGCAGAACTAGACTTCATTCAAGAAGCCAGCTACACAGACGAACTGCGCCGCAATTTATCTAAAAGTAAATGGTTTGACCCCACACAAGTTGTTCTACCAGAAATTAACTGGGAGTTGACTACAAAAAAACTTTTAGTAATGGAGTGGCTGAACGGAGTCCCAATTTTGTTAGGCGACTTGCAAGGAATTCGCCACAAAGGAGATGTAAATGCCGAACGCGAAGAAATTACAACGCTGCTTTGCCGCGTTTTCTTCCAGCAGTTGTACATCGACGGATTCTTTCACGCAGACCCGCATCCCGGCAATTTATTTTATCTCAAAGACGGCCGCATAGCCCTGCTGGACTGCGGCATGGTCGGCAGATTAGACCCGCGCACTCAGCAAAATTTGACAGAAATGTTGCTGGCAATTGTCGATTTAGACGCTCAGCGCTGCGCTCAATTAACTTTGGAAATGGCTGAATTTGCTCAGCCGACAAGTTTAGTTAATCTAGAGAACGATTTAGCTCGAATGCTCCGCAAGTATTACAATATCAGCTTGTCGCAAATGAACTTGTCGGAAATTTTTTATGAGGTGCTGGAAATCACCCGCAAAAATAAAATTCGACTCCCCAGCAATCTCGGTTTGTATGCAAAAACTCTAGCTAATTTGGAAGGACTGGCGCGCTCTTTTAATCCCAGGTTTAATATTGTAGAGCAGGTCAAACCGCTGATGACCGATATGTTTCGGCGTCAGTTATTCGGAGATGATCCTATACAAGCTCTGTTGAGAACAGCCCTGGATCTCAAAAGCTTATCTTTGCAATCTCCGCGACAGGTGGAAGTGCTTTTAGACCGAGTTACTTCGGAAACTTTGAAGTGGAACTTGACACTAAAAGAACTCGATCCGCTGCGTCGCACTCTGGGGGACTCTGCGAACCGACTTTCTTTTAGTATTGTGGTGGGTTCGCTGATTGTAGGGGCAGCAATTATTTCTTCTAACGCACAAACTGCTCAGTTATCTTTTTTGAGCACGGGTTTGTTTGGGGCGGCGAGTTTTTTGGGTTTTTGGTTGATTATTAGCATTCTCAGATCAGGGCGTTTGCGGAGTTGA
- the uvsE gene encoding UV DNA damage repair endonuclease UvsE, with protein sequence MSGINQVLEQEKLPELGLVCITTSDAVRFRTVTRKRLLQLSEAEQEKVLRELYADNLKRLDKAIDFCSANQIKLYRMTSALFPFADTDLGEAVLHSMTEELRTTGDHALSLGIRLVLHPDQFVVLSSDKLSVVENSIKILATHALILDMLGQPRSPQALMNIHGGKSDRTSQLTSVIRDLPESIRSRLTFENDEYAYSSSEILEVCLDTGVPMVFDAHHHVIHEHLETYDDPSVAEMLAAARTTWSVPEWQLVHISNGKEFFTDPRHSDLITEMPNCYYQAPWIEVEAKFKELAIEKLRAEWLSVNVPQFSSVS encoded by the coding sequence ATGAGCGGGATTAACCAAGTATTGGAACAGGAAAAATTGCCGGAATTGGGGCTAGTCTGCATTACAACATCCGATGCAGTGCGCTTTCGCACTGTCACCCGGAAGCGACTTTTACAGCTTTCGGAAGCTGAACAAGAAAAAGTATTGCGCGAGTTGTATGCAGACAATTTAAAACGACTTGACAAAGCGATTGACTTCTGTTCAGCTAATCAGATTAAGCTCTACCGGATGACTTCTGCACTGTTCCCTTTTGCAGATACAGATTTGGGGGAAGCAGTGCTACACTCCATGACTGAGGAATTGCGGACTACGGGCGATCACGCTCTTTCTTTGGGCATCCGCTTGGTACTCCATCCCGATCAATTTGTGGTGCTCAGTTCCGACAAGCTTTCTGTGGTTGAAAACAGCATTAAAATTCTCGCCACTCATGCTTTAATTTTAGATATGTTGGGACAGCCCCGATCGCCCCAGGCACTGATGAACATTCACGGCGGCAAGAGCGATCGTACTTCGCAGCTCACATCAGTCATCCGCGACTTGCCAGAATCAATTCGATCGCGCTTAACCTTTGAAAATGACGAATACGCTTACAGTTCCTCGGAAATTTTAGAAGTTTGTCTCGATACCGGCGTACCAATGGTTTTTGACGCCCACCACCACGTCATTCACGAACATTTAGAAACTTACGACGATCCCAGCGTTGCCGAAATGCTCGCAGCAGCCCGCACAACTTGGTCGGTTCCTGAATGGCAATTAGTACACATATCGAATGGAAAAGAGTTTTTTACCGATCCGCGCCACAGCGATTTAATTACAGAAATGCCTAATTGTTATTATCAGGCTCCTTGGATTGAAGTAGAAGCTAAATTCAAAGAATTAGCTATTGAAAAGTTGCGCGCCGAATGGTTGTCTGTGAATGTTCCACAATTTAGCAGTGTCTCGTAG
- a CDS encoding SOS response-associated peptidase, whose protein sequence is MCGRYTLTTSGQIIAEFFKLSEVPDIKPRYNIAPTQSVATVTVSQKQMQRQFQFMRWGLIPSWAKDRKMASKMINARSETVAEKPAFRSAIKHRRCLIVADGFYEWQQQGKNKQPYYFQTADGEPFAFAGLWENWESPEKENIVSCSIITTAANETVEPLHDRMPVILPDSDWEQWLDPAVKNAQEVLPLLKPYASEAMKAKAVSVIVNSPSRDTPECISDPQ, encoded by the coding sequence ATGTGCGGACGATACACTTTAACTACTTCAGGTCAAATCATCGCCGAATTCTTCAAACTGTCGGAAGTTCCCGACATCAAACCGCGATACAATATCGCCCCAACTCAATCAGTGGCGACAGTCACAGTTTCTCAAAAGCAAATGCAGCGACAGTTTCAATTTATGCGCTGGGGTTTGATTCCAAGTTGGGCAAAAGACAGGAAAATGGCCAGCAAGATGATTAATGCCCGATCGGAAACAGTAGCCGAAAAACCTGCTTTTCGCAGCGCCATCAAGCACAGGCGATGTTTGATAGTCGCTGACGGCTTCTACGAATGGCAACAGCAGGGAAAGAACAAACAGCCTTACTATTTTCAAACGGCAGATGGCGAACCTTTTGCTTTTGCCGGTTTGTGGGAAAATTGGGAATCTCCAGAAAAAGAAAACATAGTATCTTGCAGTATAATTACTACCGCTGCTAACGAAACAGTGGAGCCGCTGCACGATCGAATGCCAGTGATTCTCCCCGACAGCGATTGGGAACAGTGGCTAGATCCTGCTGTTAAAAATGCTCAGGAAGTTTTGCCCCTGTTAAAGCCCTATGCTTCCGAAGCCATGAAAGCAAAGGCCGTAAGTGTGATCGTCAACAGTCCAAGTAGAGACACTCCCGAATGTATTAGCGATCCGCAATAA
- a CDS encoding VOC family protein: protein MIGYVTLGTNDIETAAKFYDALLAEIGARRFMEFDQFIAWGVSIEQPGLAITKPFDGNTATVGNGVMIALQVDSPEKVNLVYNKAIELGAKDEGPAGPRGVLPGFYAGYFRDLDGNKLNVFCMMAPNI from the coding sequence ATGATCGGATACGTTACACTCGGTACCAACGATATTGAAACTGCAGCCAAGTTTTATGATGCTTTGCTTGCTGAAATTGGCGCTCGACGATTCATGGAATTCGACCAATTTATCGCATGGGGCGTTTCTATTGAGCAACCAGGACTTGCTATTACAAAACCCTTTGATGGTAACACAGCAACTGTTGGCAATGGAGTAATGATAGCTCTTCAAGTTGACAGTCCAGAAAAAGTCAACTTAGTTTATAACAAAGCGATCGAACTTGGGGCTAAGGATGAAGGACCGGCCGGACCAAGAGGAGTGTTGCCGGGGTTTTATGCGGGATATTTTCGGGATCTTGATGGGAATAAGCTGAACGTGTTTTGTATGATGGCGCCAAACATTTAA